One window of Microtus pennsylvanicus isolate mMicPen1 chromosome X, mMicPen1.hap1, whole genome shotgun sequence genomic DNA carries:
- the LOC142840795 gene encoding protein PPP4R3C1-like, with protein MWSSKTRSQICMSNRLPIVKVYVMKVDEQWKQICRGQISTKYIERLQGVCLLIHSESDGSLLLEYTIHPDVPYKKQYKHLISWPEGNNSTMTIYFPDPECCQSIWEDICQVQHKDPNVQTSQDLAVNLTSFHELPQFQYLFEEPTSECNMLETIADLLIIVKESPSHKKCLALLLGKLDYIKKLLRVFHTCEDQKNVESLHFLYIIIKGLFFFNDAHLFNTMFSDECIMDVIGCLEYDPNLDKPYRHRKFLAENAKFKEVMPITHSKLRQKIHQTYKMQYIHDILLPIPSKFHENRLSDLTASIFSNKIEIVTMLQEDEMFLLEIFAQLEDKIVGDERRCELLFFLKEFCEFAMTLKVLEKEALLKTVIKLGIMRALKVSICMQDHQIKVAAVDIFTYIVEYNPQIVRVYAVDEAQNSENKDDLLINIMIKQIICDPDPESSRVLSLTAVLRILLDPENMCITANASERSKFMNLFYTHCIDKLAGPILSITGQNDGDDNTVNIYSDIDQNVQLLGVVLEMLSFCVKHHTIYIKNYILKNNLLSRVLVLMHSKHTLLVLSALRLMRQMIGLKDEIYNLYIVRKNLFKPVISSLLRNGRRYNMLNSAIIELFEFIRVENIKSLITNIVENFYMAFDSIEYVQTFKGLRFKYEEQKEQENKVKRNLHDMIYEKLHFKHMKVVEVDVKEEMCPRVNTGAVVALGGDMQSSCDTFMQIKETSEEEVEQSEENSFEFDCSSQSEASDRGMSSPSHCSKRISLVDYSDDEDDNDSDDHQDDEDEKEEPPPKRPNLGS; from the coding sequence ATGTGGTCTAGCAAGACAAGGTCACAAATCTGCATGAGCAACAGACTTCCTATTGTAAAAGTCTATGTCATGAAGGTAGATGAGCAATGGAAACAAATATGCAGAGGACAAATTTCCACCAAATACATCGAACGGCTTCAGGGTGTGTGCCTGCTCATTCACTCAGAGTCAGATGGCTCTCTGCTATTAGAGTACACAATACATCCAGATGTGCCCTATAAGAAACAATACAAGCATTTAATTAGTTGGCCTGAAGGTAATAACAGCACTATGACAATATATTTCCCAGACCCAGAGTGTTGTCAAAGTATCTGGGAAGATATCTGCCAAGTTCAACATAAAGATCCAAATGTACAAACATCGCAAGACCTTGCAGTTAACTTAACCAGTTTTCATGAACTGCCCCAATTCCAGTATCTGTTCGAGGAACCCACCTCTGAATGCAATATGCTTGAAACCATTGCAGATTTGCTTATTATTGTGAAAGAATCTCCAAGCCACAAGAAATGCCTGGCACTGCTTTTAGGAAAGTTAGATTACATTAAAAAATTGCTTCGGGTGTTCCACACTTGCGAAGATCAAAAGAACGTGGAAAGCTTACATTTTTTATATATCATCATTAAAGGACTCTTCTTTTTCAATGATGCACATTTGTTTAATACCATGTTTTCTGATGAATGTATCATGGATGTAATAGGATGCCTTGAGTACGACCCTAATTTGGATAAGCCATATCGGCACAGGAAATTCTTGGCTGAAAATGCAAAATTTAAAGAAGTTATGCCAATAACACACTCCAAACTTAGGCAAAAAATACACCAGACCTACAAAATGCAATATATCCATGACATTCTACTACCTATACCATCCAAATTTCATGAGAATCGTCTTTCTGACCTTACAGCTTCCATTTTttccaacaaaatagaaatagttaCCATGCTTCAGGAAGATGAAATGTTTTTGCTTGAAATTTTTGCCCAGTTAGAAGATAAGATTGTAGGTGATGAAAGACGGTGTGAATTGTTATTTTTCCTTAAGGAATTCTGTGAATTTGCCATGACCTTAAAAGTTCTAGAGAAAGAGGCATTATTGAAAACAGTGATAAAGCTTGGAATCATGAGGGCTCTGAAAGTTTCAATATGTATGCAAGACCATCAAATAAAAGTAGCTGCTGTagatatatttacttatatagTAGAATATAATCCACAAATAGTCCGAGTGTATGCAGTGGATGAAGCTCAAAACAGTGAAAATAAGGATGATCTTCTCATCAATATAATGATCAAACAAATCATCTGTGATCCTGATCCTGAATCTTCTCGTGTTTTAAGTTTGACAGCAGTTCTCCGTATTCTTCTTGATCCAGAAAACATGTGTATAACAGCTAATGCATCTGAAAGAAGTAAATTTATGAATTTGTTCTATACACATTGCATAGATAAATTAGCAGGACCAATTTTGTCTATCACAGGAcaaaatgatggtgatgataacaCAGTCAACATCTATTCTGATATTGACCAAAATGTACAATTGCTTGGAGTAGTTTTAGAAATGCTCAGCTTTTGTGTAAAGCACCACACAATTtatattaaaaactatattttgaaaaacaacttgCTCAGCAGAGTCCTGGTGTTGATGCATTCAAAGCACACTCTTCTGGTTTTGTCTGCTCTCAGGCTGATGAGACAGATGATTGGCCTTAAAGATGAAATTTATAATCTTTACATAGTGAGGAAAAATCTTTTTAAACCTGTTATAAGTTCTTTACTTCGTAATGGAAGACGATATAATATGCTAAACTCAGCTATTATTGAACTATTTGAATTTATAAGAGTGGAAAACATCAAGTCTCTTATTACAAACATTGTGGAAAATTTTTATATGGCTTTTGATTCAATTGAGTATGTCCAGACATTTAAAGGATTGAGATTTAaatatgaagaacagaaggaacaagaaaataaagtaaaaagaaatttaCATGACATGATATACGAGAAATTACACTTCAAGCATATGAAAGTTGTGGAGGTGGATGTCAAGGAAGAAATGTGTCCTAGAGTAAATACTGGAGCTGTTGTGGCATTGGGAGGGGACATGCAAAGTTCTTGTGACACATTTATGCAAATAAAAGAGACAAGTGAAGAAGAAGTAGAACAGTCAGAAGAAAATTCTTTTGAATTTGACTGTTCATCTCAATCTGAGGCTTCTGATAGAGGAATGAGTAGTCCATCACACTGTAGCAAGAGGATTTCTTTAGTGGACTACTCAGATGATGAAGATGACAATGACAGTGATGATCATCAGGATGATGAAGACGAAAAAGAAGAACCTCCCCCAAAAAGACCTAATCTAGGTTCATAA